One window from the genome of Montipora foliosa isolate CH-2021 chromosome 5, ASM3666993v2, whole genome shotgun sequence encodes:
- the LOC138003657 gene encoding large ribosomal subunit protein uL30-like — protein MRREAKKHGNFYVPAEAKLAFVIRIRGINGVSPKVRKVLQLFRLRQIHNGVFIKLNKATINMLRIAQPYIAYGYPNLKSVRELIYKRGYGKVNRMRIAITDNSIIENQLGKFNIICMEDLIHEIYSVGEHFKQANNFLWPFKLSSPKGGFRKITTHFVEGGDHGNRETHINRLIRKMN, from the exons ATGAGGCGTGAAGCAAAAAAGCATGGCAACTTTTATGTCCCAGCTGAAGCAAAGCTTGCTTTTGTTATCCGCATCAGAGG TATCAATGGCGTGAGTCCAAAGGTGCGAAAGGTTCTTCAGTTGTTCCGTCTTCGCCAGATCCATAATGGTGTCTTCATTAAGCTGAACAAGGCCACAATCAACATGCTGCGAATTGCGCAGCCATATATTGCCTATGG ATACCCAAACCTAAAGAGTGTGCGGGAATTGATCTACAAGCGTGGCTATGGCAAAGTGAACAGAATGCGTATTGCTATAACCGACAACTCCATCATTGAGAATCAGTTGGGCAAGTTCAACATCATCTGCATGGAGGATCTCATTCACGAGATCTACTCTGTTGGGGAGCACTTTAAACAGGCCAACAATTTTCTGTGGCCGTTCAAGCTCAGTTCCCCTAAGGGTGGTTTCCGCAAGATCACTACCCACTTTGTGGAAGGCGGCGACCATGGAAATCGGGAGACCCATATCAACAGGCTCATCCGCAAGATGAATTAA